In Aythya fuligula isolate bAytFul2 chromosome 6, bAytFul2.pri, whole genome shotgun sequence, the following are encoded in one genomic region:
- the UPP2 gene encoding uridine phosphorylase 2: MTETTGYSGGGPVLIKNPHLDSMEEDILYHLDLGTRTHNLPAMFGDIKFVCVGGSPNRMKAFAQFMHKELGLEGSGEDLADICAGTDRYAMYRTGPVLSISHGMGIPSISIMLHELIKLLHHAKCRDVTIIRIGTSGGLGIEAGSVVITDTAVDASFQPRFEQVVLGDVVVRSTDLDRDLAEELLACSKEVPEFPTLIGHTMCTYDFYEGQGRLDGALCSFSSEKKLEYLKRAHEAGVRNIEMESTAFAAMCRLCGLRAAVVCVTLLDRLEGDQIRAPREVLREYQQRPQRLIAAFIRRRLGLRPLPATEGTTDRHGP; the protein is encoded by the exons ATGACTGAAACAACAGGTTACTCTGG CGGGGGGCCCGTCCTCATCAAAAACCCGCACCTGGACTCGATGGAGGAGGACATTCTGTACCACTTGGACTTGGGAACAAGGACGCACAACCTGCCCGCTATGTTTGGGGACATAAAG TTTGTCTGCGTTGGCGGCAGCCCGAACAGGATGAAGGCGTTTGCCCAGTTcatgcacaaggagctggggcTCGAGGGCAGTGGGGAGGACCTGGCTGACATCTGCGCGGGGACGGACCGCTACGCCATGTACCGCACGGGGCCGGTGCTCTCCATCAGC CACGGAATGGGCATCCCTTCCATTTCCATTATGCTTCATGAGCTGATCAAACTGCTGCACCACGCAAAATGCCGAGACGTTACTATTATACGCATCGGTACTTCTGGAGGCTTAG GGATCGAGGCCGGCTCCGTTGTGATCACGGACACGGCCGTGGACGCCTCCTTCCAGCCGCGGTTCGAGCAGGTGGTGCTGGGCGACGTGGTGGTGCGCAGCACGGACCTGGACAGGGACCTCGCGGAGGAGCTCCTCGCCTGCAGCAAGGAGGTCCCCGAATTCCCCACGCTCATTGGGCACACCATGTGCACCTACGATTTCTACGAAG GTCAGGGGAGATTAGACGGCGCGTTGTGCTCGTTCTCCAGTGAAAAAAAGCTGGAATACTTAAAAAGAGCTCACGAGGCTGGCGTGAGAAACATTGAAATGGAGTCCACGGCGTTCGCTGCTATGTGCAGGCTGTGTGGTTTGAGAG CTGCTGTTGTCTGCGTGACGCTCCTGGACCGCCTGGAGGGGGACCAGATCCGGGCACCCCGCGAGGTGCTGCGGGAGTACCAGCAGCGGCCTCAGCGCCTGATCGCCGCCTTCATCCGGAGACGCCTGGGGCTGCGCCCGCTGCCAGCGACTGAGGGCACCACCGACCGGCACGGCCCGTGA